In the genome of Botrytis cinerea B05.10 chromosome 5, complete sequence, one region contains:
- the Bcdsk2 gene encoding Bcdsk2, whose translation MSDETPTAPEGDSQITFKVKTSSDGNHTITMAEAATVLDLKTKLAGDDYEKIPVDRQRLIYSGRVMKNEEPLSTYKIKPNNTIHMVKSAQSNVANAAANAATGAAASLPTNMAAGTANNPLAGLTGARYAGHMGLPGAEMFGADGGMGAPPSEDALAQMMDDPNIRQTMNEALNNPDLVNMMIQNTPMLRDMPNAREILQSPMFRNMLTDPNSIRQAAAMRRQMGGGGAGGFPAPGVTDTTPAGAAGSTPGSGQPSVPPFNMFGMPAAGGANNPFASLFGGPGAAAGHTPAQTPPPPASAGGTPSTGTDANPPNPFASMFGGAGAGAGAGAGAAGAGFNPFQGMPQPTPEQLQQAMQMMQNGTFGDVFGPGGFGGMGGMGGAAPSAPAAPADTRPPEEIYADQLRQLNDMGFFDFDRNVAALRRSGGSVQGAIEQLLS comes from the exons ATGTCAGACGAGACACCAACTGCGCCCGAGGGCGATTCCCAAATCACCTTCAAGGTCAAAACATCCTCTGATGGAAATCACACAATCACCATGGCAGAGGCGGCAACAGTTCTCGACCTAAAGACAAAGCTAGCTGGAGATGATTACGAAAAGATTCCGGTAGATCGCCAACGATTAATCTACTCCGGTCGCGTTATGAAGAATGAGGAGCCATTAAGCACTTATAAGATCAAGCCTAACAATACGATACATATGGTTAAGAGCGCACAAAGCAACGTAGCCAATGCTGCAGCCAATGCCGCAACTGGCGCTGCAGCAAGTCTTCCAACTAACATGGCTGCCGGAACTGCGAACAATCCTCTTGCTGGTTTGACCGGTGCGCGATATGCAGGCCATATGGGTCTTCCAGGCGCTGAAATGTTCGGCGCAGATGGTGGT ATGGGTGCACCCCCAAGTGAAGATGCGCTCGCTCAAATGATGGATGATCCCAATATTCGCCAAACGATGAACGAAGCTCTTAACAATCCGGATCTTGTCAATATGATGATTCAAAATACTCCAATGCTTAGAGATATGCCCAACGCGCGCGAGATATTACAATCACCTATGTTCAGAAACATGCTTACAGATCCGAATTCTATTCGACAAGCTGCTGCGATGAGAAGACAAATGGGAGGTGGAGGGGCTGGCGGCTTTCCCGCGCCCGGCGTCACTGATACCACGCCTGCTGGAGCAGCAGGAAGTACACCAGGAAGTGGTCAGCCCAGCGTACCACCTTTCAATATGTTTGGAATGCCTGCTGCGGGAGGTGCTAATAATCCATTCGCATCATTGTTCGGTGGACCGGGAGCAGCCGCAGGTCATACTCCAGCCCAaactcctccacctcctgcTTCTGCTGGGGGAACTCCATCAACTGGCACAGATGCTAATCCACCGAATCCCTTTGCCTCGATGTTCGGAGGAGCGGgtgctggagctggagctggagctggagcagCTGGTGCGGGATTTAACCCCTTCCAAGGAATGCCACAACCCACGCCAGAACAATTACAACAAGCAATGCAAATGATGCAAAATGGAACATTCGGAGATGTGTTTGGTCCCGGTGGATTTGGCGGTATGGGTGGAATGGGTGGTGCGGCCCCAAGTGCACCTGCAGCTCCAGCAGACACCAGACCGCCCGAAGAAATCTACGCCGATCAACTTAGGCAACTAAATGATATGGGATTCTTCGACTTTGACAGAAATGTGGCAGCTCTAAGACGAAGTGGGGGAAGTGTTCAGGGAGCCATTGAACAATTGCTAAGCTAG
- the BcnoxA gene encoding BcnoxA: protein MGAVQFLKEQTRGTKLLFNFLFHGFHVGLFALGWWKQASDPRLAGLNSLTFSVWISRGAGLVLSVDVALILLPMCRNILRYIRPKIKFLPLDESQWFHRQVAYSLLFWTIFHVAAHYVNFFNVEKTQIRPLTAIQIHYTEAGGITGHIMLLCMMLMYTTAHAKIRQQSFETFWYTHHLFIPFLLGMYTHATGCFVRDTADPFSPFDGENFWGHCLGYEGWRWELWGGGLYFLERVYREIRSRRETQIVRVVRHPYDAMEIQFRKPSMKYKAGQWLFLNVPSVSREQWHPFTITSCPFDPYISIHIRQVGDFTRTLGDALGAGAAQAKLYDGVDPNGMYEVALENGQKMPDIRIDGPYGAPAEDVFENEVAVLIGTGIGVTPWASILKNIWHLRHGTNPPERLRRVEFIWVCKDTTSFEWFQVLLSSLEAQSQEAAGQPGNDGQEFLRIHTYLTQKLDIDTAQNIVLNSVGADVDPLTELKSRTNFGRPDFTKLFEGMRDGIMDKTYMSGLEGDFKTNVGVYFCGPNVAARSIKKACKNATTRDVNFSFWKEHF, encoded by the exons ATGGGTGCTGTACAGTTTTTGAAGGAGCAGACTCGGGGAACTAAGTTGCTattcaatttcctcttccatgGCTTTCACGTTGGCCTGTTTGCTTTGGGATG GTGGAAGCAAGCTAGTGATCCTAGACTAGCGGGTTTGAATTCTCTAACATTCTCAGTATGGATATCGAGAGGTGCCGGTCTGGTGTTATCTGTAGATGTTGCATTGATCTTATTGCCCATGTGCCGCAATATCTTGAGGTACATTAGACCAAAGATCAAATTCTTACCACTTGATGAGTCTCAATGGTTTCATCGACAAGTAGCATACTCATTATTATTCTGGACCATATTTCATGTAGCTGCTCACTATGTGAA TTTCTTCAACGTCGAAAAGACTCAAATCAGACCTTTGACTGCAATCCAAATTCACTATACCGAGGCTGGTGGTATCACCGGTCATATCATGCTACTATGCATGATGCTGATGTATACTACTGCCCATGCCAAAATTAGACAACAATCTTTCGAAACATTTTGGTACACGCATCATTTGTTTATTCCATTTTTGCTTGGAATGTATACACATGCTACGGGATGCTTCGTCCGCGATACTGCAGACCCATTTTCTCCATTTGATGGCGAGAACTTCTGGGGTCATTGCTTAGGTTATGAAGGATGGCGTTGGGAGCTTTGGGGGGGTGGACTTTACTTCCTTGAGCGTGTGTATCGCGAAATCAGAAGTAGAAGAGAAACCCAAATTGTTAGAGTCGTTCGTCATCCATATG ATGCCATGGAAATTCAATTCCGAAAGCCATCGATGAAGTACAAGGCAGGCCAATGGCTTTTTCTCAACGTCCCATCTGTTTCCCGTGAGCAGTGGCATCCATTCACCATCACATCATGCCCGTTCGACCCCTACATCTCTATCCACATCCGTCAAGTCGGTGACTTTACCCGAACCCTCGGTGACGCCCTCGGAGCTGGTGCCGCACAAGCGAAACTCTACGACGGTGTCGATCCCAACGGTATGTACGAAGTAGCCCTCGAAAACGGTCAAAAAATGCCCGACATCCGCATAGATGGTCCCTACGGTGCTCCCGCTGAAGACGTCTTCGAAAATGAAGTGGCCGTTCTCATCGGTACAGGTATTGGCGTAACACCATGGGCATCCATCCTCAAAAATATTTGGCATCTTCGCCACGGAACAAATCCTCCCGAGCGTCTTCGTCGAGTAGAGTTCATCTGGGTTTGTAAAGATACCACATCCTTCGAATGGTTCCAAGTCCTTCTTTCATCTCTGGAAGCACAATCTCAAGAAGCAGCAGGACAACCTGGTAATGATGGGCAAGAATTTTTACGTATCCATACTTATTTGACCCAAAAGCTGGATATCGATACGGCGCAAAATATCGTACTAAACAGTGTTGGTGCGGATGTCGATCCATTGACTGAATTGAAATCGAGGACGAATTTCGGAAGACCGGACTTCACAAAATTATTTGAGGGCATGAGGGATGGGATTATGGATAAAACCTATATGTCTGGGTTGGAAGGAGATTTTAAAACTAATGTTGGAGTTTACTTTTGTG GACCAAACGTAGCAGCCCGCTCCATCAAAAAAGCATGTAAGAATGCCACAACTCGCGATGTCAATTTTTCGTTTTGGAAAGAACATTTCTAG